A genomic region of Sphingobium sp. HWE2-09 contains the following coding sequences:
- a CDS encoding transposase, protein MPPKANRREPVPCDFRRYRDRNRIERMFGHLKQFCRIATGYDKTALSFASSLNLAAIRKWLSNFVNAA, encoded by the coding sequence ATCCCGCCCAAAGCTAACCGCCGCGAGCCCGTCCCTTGCGATTTCCGCCGCTATCGTGACCGCAACCGTATCGAGCGCATGTTCGGCCATCTCAAGCAATTCTGCCGCATCGCCACCGGATACGACAAAACCGCCTTGTCATTCGCCAGCTCCCTTAACCTCGCTGCTATCCGCAAATGGCTGTCGAACTTTGTCAACGCGGCCTAG